The Pseudomonas solani genome segment CGCCCTCAGCGTCGAGCAGCAACTGCTGGTCACCGAACGCCAGCTGGCCAGCCTGGACGTCCAGCAGATCGACACCTCCGTGCGCCTGGTGCAGGCCCTCGGCGGTGGCTTCCAACCCGAACAGACTCCGCTCGCCCAGGGCGCCCGCCCGGCCGCCACTGAATGAACGAGGCACAGACCATGACCACCCAGACTTCGGAAACCGCCGTCCAAGGCAACCCCAAGCGCAAGCGGATGCTGCTCATCCTGCTTGCCGTGATCCTCATCCTCGCCGCCCTCAGCTTCGCCTGGGAGCAGCTCTTCGGCCGCTGGAGCGAGCACACCGACGACGCCTACATCGGCGGCAACGTAGTGCAGATCACCCCGCAGACCGTGGGTACCGTGACCAGCATCGGCGCCGATGACGGCGACCTGGTGCACGAAGGCCAGGTGCTGGTGCGCTTCGACCCCAGCGATGCGGAGATCGGCCTGCAGCAGGCCGAAGCCAACCTGGCGCGCACCGTGCGCCAGGTGCGCGGCCTGTACAACAGCGTGGACGGCTACAAGGCCGAGGTGGCGGCGAAGAAGGTCGCCCTGGAGAAGGCCCGTGCCGACTTCGCCCGCCGTCGCAACCTGGCCAAGGATGGTGCGATCTCCCAGGAGGAACTGGCCCACGCCCGTGACGCCCTGGACTCCGCGCAAAGCTCCCTGACCAGCTCCGAGCAGCAGCTCAACAGCAGCCGTGCCCTGGTGGACGACACCGTGATCGCCTCCCACCCGGATGTGAAGGCTGCCGCCGCGACCCTGCGCCAG includes the following:
- a CDS encoding HlyD family secretion protein, whose protein sequence is MTTQTSETAVQGNPKRKRMLLILLAVILILAALSFAWEQLFGRWSEHTDDAYIGGNVVQITPQTVGTVTSIGADDGDLVHEGQVLVRFDPSDAEIGLQQAEANLARTVRQVRGLYNSVDGYKAEVAAKKVALEKARADFARRRNLAKDGAISQEELAHARDALDSAQSSLTSSEQQLNSSRALVDDTVIASHPDVKAAAATLRQAYLEDARATLVAPVTGYVAKRTVQLGQRVQPGTALMAVIPLDQVWIDANFKETQLKNMRIGQPVEIESDLYGGDVKYSGTVDSLGVGTGSAFSLLPAQNATGNWIKIVQRVPVRVRINPEQLKEHPLRIGLSMSVKVDLHDQSGPSLAQQAPKKPLFATDVYQRQLAEADQLIEQLIHANGPDATHKTAQR